In one Deinococcus sedimenti genomic region, the following are encoded:
- a CDS encoding disulfide oxidoreductase yields MQIFSERRWAWPYVAWLQAVVATTGSLYFSEVMHLPPCTLCWYQRLMMYPLVFVLLVSLLTQDTRLRAYSLPLSVTGLLIAAYHNLLYYGVIPEGLTQCAAGVSCTARQIEWLGFITIPLLSLTAFTVITLSLLLTKPRGTA; encoded by the coding sequence ATGCAGATATTCTCTGAGAGGCGGTGGGCTTGGCCGTACGTCGCCTGGTTGCAGGCGGTGGTGGCCACCACGGGCAGCCTGTATTTCAGCGAAGTGATGCACCTGCCCCCCTGCACCCTGTGCTGGTACCAGCGCCTCATGATGTACCCGCTTGTCTTCGTGCTGCTCGTCAGTCTGCTGACGCAGGACACGCGCCTGCGTGCCTACAGTCTGCCGCTCTCGGTCACGGGGCTGCTCATTGCCGCCTATCACAACCTGCTGTACTACGGCGTCATCCCCGAGGGCCTGACCCAGTGTGCAGCGGGCGTGTCCTGCACCGCCCGGCAGATCGAGTGGCTGGGCTTTATCACGATTCCGCTGCTCAGCCTGACCGCCTTTACCGTCATCACCCTCAGCCTGCTGCTCACCAAACCCCGAGGTACCGCATGA
- a CDS encoding DsbA family protein, with protein MTRLTRPPHKAPIVLLTLGALAVLATILALSLANRATPKAALPTDARERLIRADSPALGPADAKVTIVEFFDPECEACRAIEPDLMKLLEKYGGEVRLVARYFPLHTNSVLAAGLIEAAAQEDEAKRWRARDYLFTKQSEWGEQQTPQTSKFLDYAANLGLDREQVQRSLDSEDVRKLVERDRQDGLAVGVSGTPTFFVNGQRLEQLSVQALEAAIQQGLE; from the coding sequence ATGACCCGTCTGACCCGTCCACCGCATAAAGCACCCATCGTTCTCCTGACTCTCGGCGCGCTCGCCGTCCTGGCCACCATTCTGGCGTTGAGCCTGGCCAACCGCGCCACCCCGAAGGCTGCCCTGCCCACCGACGCCCGTGAACGCCTCATCCGTGCCGATAGCCCTGCCCTGGGGCCCGCCGACGCCAAGGTCACCATCGTGGAGTTCTTTGACCCCGAATGTGAAGCCTGCCGGGCCATTGAGCCCGACCTGATGAAGCTGCTGGAGAAGTACGGCGGTGAGGTGCGTCTGGTCGCGCGCTATTTCCCGCTGCACACCAACTCCGTGCTCGCTGCGGGTCTGATTGAGGCGGCCGCCCAGGAGGATGAAGCCAAACGCTGGCGAGCCCGGGACTACCTGTTCACCAAGCAGTCCGAGTGGGGCGAGCAGCAGACCCCGCAGACGAGCAAGTTCCTGGACTACGCTGCAAACCTGGGGCTTGACCGCGAGCAAGTTCAGCGGAGTCTGGACTCAGAAGACGTCCGGAAGCTGGTCGAACGCGACCGGCAGGACGGCCTGGCCGTCGGGGTCAGTGGCACGCCTACCTTCTTCGTCAACGGCCAGCGGCTTGAGCAGCTCAGCGTACAGGCGCTGGAAGCGGCCATTCAGCAGGGATTGGAGTAA
- a CDS encoding Tn3 family transposase, producing MSRAITASEDSTALLARDGRYPPILTAEQLHRYFRFDDHDRAVLAQKKGKHNRLGYALQLATVRFLGTFLTDPLDMPEAAIQYVAQQLDLTVNPVKLDRYRTRETRWDHRHDIQARWGYRDFSGIPAFFDLARFVSARARLMAEPPSRLLDLSTARLVERRVLLPGVTTLTRLIARIQHRADERLWRDLAALPSEAQVTALEALLDVPPRSSVSRLDRLRKAPLSVSATGLVGALKRVEAVRRAGVTTLDLSGFPEQRLNTLFRIGMGVKAQALRRMTRSRRIATLLVTVSRLEGQALDDALTLFESLLTDLFNRIERKEDGTRQDHLPSLEEAARRSNQLTLAFLESLGQPPQDFPTFAARVLALVPQEQLQAAAETVQALTRPRSETRLEGLLSRYSYVQQFLPALLRAVTFEGSAAGAPSLAALQALRRLERRSQVMATEVPLTLVKGDWSKLIPGKGPLNRPAFTLCVLDHLHLALKRRDVFVPASPKFSDPRLHLLSDQAWTALRAEVCRSLDLDLDPQVMLAQFSAQLDERYQLVEARLPQNAAVSLAEEEGRTVLVLQEDEALPEPLSLRHLRELVARRMPRLDLPDLLLEVHRWTGFAHAFTHLSEARTRVDHLDVSVCAVLLAEACNVGLDAVVQAETESLGRGRLSWVDQHYLRAETIASANARLIEFQTTIPTVAAWGDGQVASVDGLRFRVPVKTIYAGQNPKYFGVRSGVTYVNFISDQYSGFHGIVVPGTLRDSLFALDGMIEQNTVLRPQQLVSDTAASSYMVFGLFRLLGYQFSPELADLRERTYARMSREAQYGKLNALATSQVSTALIATHWDDLLRLAGSLMTRTVRASDLLKVIGVKPKSALTRALEQVGRIASMLHLLSYHDDLLYRRTIGTQRNRQEARHRLARAVFQGRHGELRQHYVAGMEDQLGALGLVVNAIILWNARYLDLILNQLRAEGMEVRDEDVQRLSPLKFEHIHLGGRYHFSLTSQMPAGQFRRLRDRDEVES from the coding sequence ATGTCCCGCGCCATAACTGCATCCGAAGACAGCACGGCTCTGCTGGCAAGGGATGGCCGTTATCCACCGATACTGACCGCCGAGCAGCTGCACCGCTATTTCCGCTTTGACGATCACGACCGCGCTGTCCTGGCCCAGAAAAAAGGCAAACACAACCGCCTCGGCTACGCCCTCCAGCTTGCCACTGTCCGCTTTCTGGGCACCTTCCTGACTGATCCCCTGGACATGCCTGAGGCGGCTATTCAGTACGTCGCTCAGCAGCTTGACCTCACGGTCAATCCCGTCAAACTTGACCGCTACCGCACGCGCGAAACCCGCTGGGATCACCGCCACGACATCCAGGCCCGGTGGGGCTACCGCGATTTTTCAGGCATTCCGGCCTTTTTCGACCTGGCACGCTTCGTATCTGCCCGCGCCCGGTTGATGGCCGAGCCGCCCAGCCGCCTGCTGGATCTCAGCACGGCCCGCCTGGTCGAGCGCCGGGTGCTGCTGCCCGGCGTCACCACGCTGACCCGGCTGATTGCCCGCATTCAGCACCGGGCTGATGAGCGCCTCTGGCGTGATCTGGCAGCCCTGCCCAGTGAAGCCCAGGTGACGGCACTTGAAGCCCTGTTGGACGTTCCCCCTCGCTCCTCGGTCTCTCGACTTGATCGACTTCGGAAAGCGCCGCTGTCGGTCTCTGCCACTGGACTCGTCGGTGCGCTCAAGCGGGTTGAAGCGGTGCGGCGGGCCGGCGTGACCACTCTGGACCTGAGCGGTTTTCCTGAACAACGGCTGAACACCCTCTTCCGCATCGGGATGGGCGTCAAAGCCCAGGCGCTGCGGCGCATGACCCGCTCCCGGCGCATCGCCACCCTGCTGGTGACGGTCAGTCGCCTTGAAGGTCAGGCCCTGGATGACGCCTTGACCCTGTTTGAAAGCCTGCTGACCGACCTCTTCAACCGGATTGAACGCAAAGAGGACGGCACGCGGCAGGATCACCTGCCGTCACTGGAAGAAGCGGCCCGGCGCAGCAATCAGCTCACCTTGGCTTTCTTGGAGAGCCTGGGGCAACCGCCCCAGGACTTCCCCACTTTCGCGGCGCGGGTGTTGGCCCTGGTGCCTCAGGAACAGCTTCAGGCCGCGGCGGAAACGGTTCAGGCACTGACCCGGCCCAGAAGCGAGACCCGGCTGGAAGGGCTGCTCAGTCGCTACAGCTATGTGCAGCAGTTTCTGCCAGCCCTGCTGAGGGCGGTGACCTTTGAGGGCAGCGCCGCTGGAGCGCCGTCCCTGGCCGCGCTTCAGGCGTTGCGGCGTCTGGAGCGCCGATCACAGGTCATGGCCACCGAGGTGCCGCTCACGCTCGTCAAGGGTGACTGGAGCAAGCTCATTCCCGGAAAAGGGCCACTGAACCGGCCTGCTTTCACCCTTTGTGTCCTCGACCATCTGCATCTGGCCCTGAAGCGCCGCGACGTCTTCGTGCCGGCCAGTCCCAAATTTAGTGACCCTCGCCTGCACCTGCTGTCGGATCAGGCCTGGACGGCCCTAAGGGCCGAGGTCTGCCGGAGTCTTGACCTTGACCTCGATCCGCAGGTGATGCTGGCGCAGTTCAGTGCCCAGTTGGACGAGCGGTACCAGTTGGTGGAAGCCCGCCTGCCGCAGAACGCCGCGGTCTCCCTGGCAGAAGAAGAGGGCCGCACCGTGCTGGTGCTTCAGGAGGACGAGGCGCTGCCCGAGCCGCTCAGTCTGCGGCACCTGCGGGAACTGGTGGCGAGGCGGATGCCCCGCCTGGATCTGCCGGATCTGCTCCTGGAAGTGCACCGCTGGACGGGGTTCGCCCACGCCTTCACGCATTTGAGCGAAGCGCGAACACGGGTGGACCACCTCGACGTCAGCGTCTGCGCGGTTCTGCTGGCCGAAGCGTGCAATGTCGGGTTGGACGCGGTGGTTCAAGCAGAGACCGAGTCGCTAGGGCGCGGCCGCCTGTCCTGGGTGGATCAGCATTACCTGCGCGCCGAAACGATTGCGAGTGCCAATGCCCGCTTGATCGAGTTTCAGACCACCATTCCGACGGTGGCGGCATGGGGGGACGGTCAGGTGGCCTCCGTGGATGGGCTGCGCTTCCGGGTCCCCGTGAAAACCATCTACGCCGGCCAGAACCCCAAGTATTTTGGCGTTCGCAGTGGCGTGACCTATGTCAACTTCATCTCCGATCAGTACAGCGGTTTTCACGGCATCGTGGTGCCGGGCACCCTGCGCGATTCCCTGTTCGCCCTGGACGGCATGATTGAGCAGAACACGGTGCTGCGCCCTCAGCAACTCGTGTCGGATACAGCGGCCTCGTCGTACATGGTCTTCGGGTTGTTCCGCCTGCTGGGCTATCAGTTCAGCCCGGAGCTGGCCGATCTGCGCGAGCGAACCTACGCGCGCATGTCCCGAGAAGCGCAGTACGGGAAGTTGAATGCGCTGGCGACGTCGCAAGTGAGCACCGCGCTGATTGCCACCCACTGGGACGATCTGTTGCGCCTCGCGGGGTCACTGATGACCCGAACGGTGCGGGCTTCGGATCTGCTCAAAGTGATCGGCGTCAAACCCAAAAGCGCCCTCACGCGGGCGTTGGAGCAGGTGGGACGGATCGCCAGTATGCTCCACCTGCTCAGTTATCACGATGACCTGCTCTACCGCCGCACCATCGGCACCCAGCGCAACCGCCAGGAGGCGCGGCACCGGCTGGCCCGGGCCGTGTTCCAGGGCCGACATGGCGAACTGCGGCAACATTACGTCGCCGGCATGGAAGATCAGTTGGGGGCCCTGGGCCTGGTGGTGAACGCCATCATTCTCTGGAATGCCCGTTATCTCGACCTCATCCTGAATCAACTGCGTGCCGAGGGCATGGAGGTGCGGGACGAAGATGTGCAGCGGCTGTCGCCGCTGAAGTTTGAGCACATTCACCTGGGCGGCCGGTACCACTTCTCGCTGACCTCACAGATGCCAGCCGGTCAATTCAGGCGGTTACGCGACCGAGACGAGGTGGAAAGCTGA